One window of Quercus robur chromosome 12, dhQueRobu3.1, whole genome shotgun sequence genomic DNA carries:
- the LOC126709764 gene encoding auxin-induced protein 22D-like: MERSVSYGGNDLNLEATELRLGLPGSDEHEKQSSPSARTSNKRASPEVAEESSSLSNSNVSDARNSDRDSAPPAKAQVVGWPPIRSYRRNSFQQKKTEADGAGMYVKVSMDGAPYLRKVDLKVYKSYPELLKALENMFKLTIGEYSEREGYNGSEFAPTYEDKDGDWMLVGDVPWDMFISTCKRLRIMKGSEARGLGSL; this comes from the exons ATGGAAAGGTCAGTGAGTTATGGGGGTAATGATCTTAATCTTGAGGCAACTGAGCTAAGATTAGGGTTGCCCGGGAGTGATGAGCATGAGAAACAATCATCTCCTAGTGCAAGGACTAGTAATAAGAGAGCTTCACCTGAGGTGGCCGAGGAGTCAAGTTCTTTGAGCAATTCAAACGTATCTGATGCTAGAAATAGTGACCGAGATAGTGCCCCTCCAGCCAA GGCACAAGTAGTGGGGTGGCCACCAATTAGATCTTACAGGAGAAATAGCttccaacaaaagaaaactgAGGCTGATGGTGCTGGGATGTATGTGAAAGTAAGCATGGATGGAGCTCCTTATCTAAGGAAGGTTGATCTCAAGGTCTACAAGAGCTATCCAGAGCTCCTCAAGGCCTTGGAAAACATGTTCAAGCTCACAATAG GTGAGTATTCAGAAAGGGAAGGCTACAATGGATCTGAATTTGCTCCTACTTATGAAGATAAAGATGGCGATTGGATGCTGGTTGGAGATGTTCCATGGGA TATGTTCATTTCCACCTGCAAGAGACTGAGAATCATGAAGGGGTCAGAAGCTAGAGGCTTGGGTTCTTTATGA
- the LOC126709420 gene encoding auxin-induced protein AUX28-like has protein sequence MEVGSKKEKKMGFEETELRLGLPGNTGGSEGEVARKRGFSQTDTTTTVDLKLNLSSKEATAAGMNLNEKANTLQKEKNLLATDPAKPPAKAQVVGWPPVRSFRKNILAVQKGSSEESEKASGNAAFVKVSVDGAPYLRKVDLKMYQSYQELSDALGKMFSSFTIGTCGSQGMKDFMNESKLMDLLNSSDYVPTYEDKDGDWMLVGDVPWEMFVDSCKRVRIMKGTEAIGLAPRAMEKCKNRS, from the exons atgGAAGTTGGGTccaagaaggagaagaagatgggTTTTGAAGAGACAGAGTTGAGGCTAGGGTTGCCAGGAAATACTGGAGGAAGTGAAGGTGAGGTGGCAAGGAAGAGAGGTTTTTCTCAGACTGATACCACTACTACTGTGGATTTGAAGCTTAATCTTTCTTCAAAGGAAGCTACTGCTGCTGGGATGAATTTGAATGAGAAAGCAAACACCCTTCAGAAAGAGAAGAACCTTCTTGCCACTGATCCAGCCAAGCCTCCAGCTAA GGCACAAGTTGTGGGTTGGCCACCGGTTCGATCTTTCCGAAAGAATATACTGGCTGTCCAAAAGGGCAGCTCCGAGGAGAGTGAGAAGGCTAGTGGCAATGCAGCCTTTGTGAAGGTTAGCGTGGATGGAGCACCTTATCTTCGTAAAGTAGACTTAAAGATGTACCAGAGTTACCAAGAGCTCTCTGATGCCTTAGGAAAAATGTTCAGTTCCTTCACTATTG GAACTTGTGGATCCCAAGGAATGAAAGATTTCATGAATGAGAGCAAGCTTATGGATCTTTTGAATAGTTCTGATTATGTTCCAACTTATGAAGACAAGGACGGTGACTGGATGCTTGTTGGCGATGTTCCATGGGA GATGTTTGTTGATTCATGCAAGCGTGTACGCATAATGAAAGGAACAGAGGCAATTGGACTCG CGCCAAGAGCCATGGAGAAATGCAAGAACAGAAGCTAA